The sequence ATATCAAAGATATCTTTCCGCTCAACAAAGGCAAAAAAGGATTAAAACTTTAAAACAGAAGAAAAGAAATAGAAAAGAAAATTTGAAGTTTAAGGAAGCTTTAGAGAAGTTAATTGGGCATTTAAAAAATAATCCTCAAGTCAAAAAAAATTGTTGAGGATTTTCTATTTTTCGTAAGAAGGAAAAATAATTTCTATGGCGAAATATATATTAAATCAGATCAAAGGTGATCCATATGTTAGTTAAATACTCAGAAGAATTAATTGAAGAAGTACGTTCTCGTAATGATATTGTAGATGTGATTGCTGGGTATATAACCTTAAAGAAAAGTGGTACAAGTTATAAAGCAAAATGTCCTTTTCATACAGAAAAAACTCCTTCATTTAGTGTTTCACCAGATAAGCAGATTTTTCATTGCTTTGGATGTGGGGTAGGTGGAAATGTTATTACTTTTATTATGAAAATAGAAAATCTAAATTTTGTAGATGCTTTGAAGTTATTGGCAGATCGAGTAGGCATGATTTTACCAGAAAAAGATCAAGATATAGATAAAAAGAAATATAGAAAAAGAAAAATTCAATATAATATTCATATAGATGCAGCTAGATACTTTTATAGGAACTTGAAAAATAGTGAAGTAGCACTAAGATATTTAAAAGAAAGAAAAATTACTTTTGAAACTATAGTTAAATTTGGATTAGGGTATGCTACAAATCATTGGGATGGCTTATATAAATATTTATTATCTAAAAATTACTCAAAAGAAGATATTGCACAATCAGGGTTAATTATATTTAAACAAAATCAAAGTGAGAAATATTATGATCGTTTTAGAGGCAGACTTATTTTTCCTGTATTTGATTTAAGTAATAGAGTCATCGCTTTTGGTGGAAGGATTTTAGATAATCAAATGCAACCTAAATATTTAAACTCACCAGAAACTCTCATTTTTTCTAAAGGGTATCATTTATATGGATTAAACCATGCAAAGAATAATATGAAAAATAGACAAATTATTATAGTAGAAGGTTATATGGATGTGATTTCACTATACCAATATGGAATACAAAATGTGGTGGCATCTTTAGGAACAGCGTTAACCAAAGAACAAGCTCGTTTGTTAAGTCGATATGCAGAAGAGGTATTAATAGCATATGATGGAGATGAAGCAGGACAAAAAGCCACCTTACGAGCTTTAGATATTCTATTTTCTGCAGGTTGTAAGGCAAAAGTAATTCGGATTCCAAATCAAATGGATCCAGATGAATATATAAGAAAATACAAACAAGAAGGTTTTATTTATTTAATTAATCAAGCACTATCTTTTATAGAGTATAAGGTAATGCTTGCTAGGAGTAAATATAGCATAGACACCATAGAAGGAAAAATTAATTTTACAAAGGAAGTTGCTCAAATTTTAAAAAATATAAAAAGTGAAATTGAAATAGATGCATATATTAAAAAAATCTCAAGGGAAACAGGGATTGATGAGGCTGCAATAAAATCTGAGGTATATCATAATAAAAAGAGTAAAATAGAAACTTCTAAGAATATAATTGGTAATAATAGGAATACTATTCAGTATAAAAAAGATAAATCTTTTGTAAAAAATAGTGTAGAAAAAAAGAGTGCAATTATTTTGGCGGAAGAGAATCTTATTTATATGATTTCTCAGGATTTTAGATTATTTCAAATTTTTAAACAGAATATGAAATGGGAAGACTTTACAGATGATTTTCATAGAAAAATTGCTAAAATAATTTTTGAAAAAATGGAGAATAAAGAATATGTTATTCCTGCTGAATTATTGGATATATTTAAAACAGAGGAGGCAGGAGAAAAAATTGCTTCTATTTTTTCAAAAGAATTAAATAAGGAGTTTATGGAGAAAGATATTATGGAATATATAAATACAATTCAAGTTTATACATTACAAAATAAAATTGATCAATTAAATCAAAATTTAAAAAAAATGAGTAAAAAAGAGAATCCTGAAGCCATTAATAAAGTTTATATAGAGATTGTAAAACTTAAGAAGAAACTTGAAGAATTAAAAGGAAATTAGGAAGGAGGGAATATATTGGATAAAGATAATATACAAATTTATAAGAAAAAAGTGAAAAGTTTAATTAAAAAAGGTAAAAAAAATGGTTCTTTGACATATAAAGAAATTATGGATACGTTAGAAGATGTAGATTTGACTCCACAACAAATAGAAAAAATGTATGAAATTTTAGAAGAACAAGGAATAGATGTCATTGGCGGACATAATAAGGAAATTAATGAAGATTTAAATATACCTGATGATATAAATGAAGAACATGAGGATCTAGATATTTCTATTCCAGAAGGTGTTAGTATTGATGATCCTGTTAGAATGTATTTAAAAGAAATAGGGAAAGTACCATTATTAACTGCTGAAGAAGAAATTGAATTAGCTAAGCGAATGGAAAAAGGGGATGAAGAAGCTAGCAGAAAATTAGCGGAAGCCAATTTGAGATTGGTAGTAAGTATTGCTAAACGCTACGTAGGAAGAGGAATGTTATTTTTAGATCTTATTCAAGAAGGAAATCTAGGGCTAATGAAGGCGGTAGAAAAATTTGACTATAGAAAAGGATATAAATTTAGTACCTATGCAACTTGGTGGATTCGACAAGCTATTACAAGAGCAATTGCTGATCAGGCTAGAACTATTCGAATTCCAGTTCATATGGTAGAAACTATTAATAAATTGATACGAGTTTCAAGACAGTTATTACAAGAGTTAGGAAGAGAACCAACTCCTGAAGAAATTGCTAAAGAAATGGGGATTTCGGAAGAAAAAGTGAGAGAAATACAAAAAATTGCACAAGAACCCGTATCGTTAGAGACTCCTATAGGAGAAGAAGAAGATAGCCATTTAGGAGATTTTATACCAGATGATGAGGCTCCAGCTCCTGCAGAAGCTGCAGCATTCACTCTTCTTAAAGAACAATTATTAAATGTTTTAGATACATTAACTCCTAGAGAAGAAAAAGTTTTAAGATTGCGTTTTGGGTTAGATGACGGAAAAGCAAGAACTCTTGAGGAGGTAGGAAAAGAGTTTAATGTAACAAGAGAAAGAATTCGTCAAATAGAAGCGAAAGCATTAAGAAAATTAAGACATCCTAGTAGAAGTAAAAAATTAAAAGATTATTTAGATTAATAAAGTAGCATTTGCTACTTTATTTTTTAAAAAGATAACCTCTCTACTAATATTTTATAGTATAAATATTTTTCTTTTAGATATAATATTAATATATTGATTTACATGATAAGAAAAATAAAAAAATGATTGACAATATAGATACAAGAAAGTATAATAATATATGTTGAATGCATTCCTCAGTAGCTCAATGGTGGAGCAACCGGCTGTTAACCGGTAGGTTGTTGGTTCGAGTCCAACCTGAGGAGCCATTTTATTTTGGGCCTTTAGCTCAGTTGGTTAGAGCAACCGGCTCATAACCGGTAAGTCCGGGGTTCGAGTCCCTGAAGGCCCACCAATTAATTGAGAGTATATGAGTCAACTATTATTGGTTGGCTCATTTTTTATATTTTTATAATTAAAAGAGTTCTTATCGAATATTTGTTTTTTAATTTTTTATTTGCTTAACATTTTTTGTTTTAAAATAGAAATGAAAGAATTTTTTAAAAAGTTATTATTTATGATATAATTATAACATAAGGTAATTTTTGAGAATAAGGAGTAGAAATGAACTTAACACCAAGATTACAAAAAATTGTAAATCATGTGCCTGAAAAAACAATTTGTGGAGATATTGGTACAGATCATGCTTATATACCTATTTATCTTGTTCAAAATAAAATATGCCCAAAGGTAATTGCTACAGATATTTGTAAAGGACCTTTAGAGATTGCTCAAAAACAAATTAAGGTATCGGGTTTTCAGAAACAAATAGAGATTAGATTAGGAAATGGATTAAAACCTATTGAACCAGGAGAGATAGAAACAGTAATTATTGCAGGAATGGGTGGATTATTAATTCGAGATATTTTAGAGTGCTCAAAAGAAACAACTAAGAAAATTAAAATTTTTATATTACAGCCTATGAGTGCTCAAAGAGAACTGAGGCAATACTTAATAAAAAACAATTTTAAAATTATAAAAGAAGATTTGGCGAGAGAAGATCAGAGAATATACGAAATTATTATTGCGATTCATGGAAAACAAGGGAGAGAAAGAGACATTTATTTAGATATTCCTAAATTCCTTATAGAAGAAAGACACCCTTTATTAATTCCATTTATTGAAAAGAAAAAAAAAGAAATATTAAAAATTATGAAACAATGTGAAGGGAAATATACACCTAATGCAGAAAGTAAGTTAAAAGAGTGTAGAAAAAAGATAAAAAAAATTGAGGAGGTGGAAAAGTGTCTGTAAAATGTCAAAACGTTATGAATATTATAGAAAAGTTAGCACCTAAAATTTTAGCAGAGGATTGGGATAATGTAGGATTGCAAGTAGGAGATCCTAGAGCTGATATTGAAAAAATATTAATTTGTTTGGATTTGACCGAAGAAGTCTTAAAAGAAGCAATTCAAGAAAAAGCAAATATGATTATAACTCATCATCCTTTTATTTTTAAGCCTTTAAAGAATATACGTATGGATTTATCTTCAGGGAATATGATCAAGCAATTGATTAAAAAGGAAATTAATTTGTATACAGCGCATACGAATTTAGACATAGCAGAAAATGGTCTTAATGATATGTTAGCTGAGAAATTATCTTTAAAGTATATAGAAACTCTTTTCCCTATTCGACAGGAAAAATTATTTAAAATTGTGGTATTTGTACCTAAAGGATACGAAGATAAAATACGAGATGCTATGGGAAAGCAAGGAGCAGGATGGATTGGAAATTATAGTAATTGTACATTTCAAACATTAGGTATAGGCACTTTTAAACCTTTAAATGGAACAAATCCTTTTATAGGAAGTATGGGGAAAATAGAAAAAGTAGAGGAAGTTAGAATAGAAACTATTGTAACTCAAAAAAATATATTTAAAACTCTAAATGCTATCATAAAAGTTCATCCTTATGAAGAGGTGGCTTATGATATTTATCCATTAGAGAATCAAGGGAAAAAATATGGATTAGGAAGAATTGGAGAATATGAGCAATTTATTTCATATGAAGAATTTTTAAGTATATTGAAGAGTACTTTAAAGATAAAACATCTTAGAATAGCTGGAGTTAGAAAAGAATTTATAAAAAAAGTAGCTTTATGTACAGGAAGTGGAGCAGAATATATGAATAGAGCTGCAATGCTTGGAGCTGATATTTTTATTACTGGAGATTTAAAATATCATGAAGCGCAGCAGGCAAAAAACTTGGATATGACTGTAATAGATGCTGGTCATTTTGCTACCGAGAGTATTGTAATGGAAGGATTAAAAAAATATTTGGACAAAGAATTTATAGGAATGAAGAAAAATATAGATATAATTGTATCAAAAGTAAATAGAGATTTTATTCAATGGGAGTAAGAATAGGTATTTTTTGCCTATTCTTTTTTTATATAAAAACTAAGATACTTAATTCTATTTTTATAGTAGTAGAAAGATTTAAAAAAATAGAATAAGATTTAAGGAGGTATAAAAATGAGCAAAATTTTGATGTTATGGAAATTACAAATGATAGAAAAAAAAATAAGAGAAATTGATAGACAAAAAGATTTACAACAAATAAAAAGCAATTTACAACAACTAAAAAAGAAACATTATGATATTAAAAAAAATCTAGAAAAAGAAATAGAGCAATATAAAGAATGGAATAAAAAAATTGTTAAAAATAATAATCAAAATGAAAATTTAGATTATATAATTCATGAGCTTGAAGCTAAACTTTATGATGGAATCATTCATAACAAAAAAGTATACGAAAAAATGGAAAAAGAATTAGAAGAATGCAAGCGAGACAAAGATAAAATAGAAAGTGATATTATTACTATTATGTATGAAAAAGAAAAATTGGAAAATAAAATAAAAAAAATTAAGATAAAATTACTTAAAATACAAGAGAAATATACAAAACAAAAAGAAAAATATTTTTCTGAAAAAAGAAACTATGAAGCTCAAAAAAAAGATTTTATTCATAAAAAAGAAGTTTTATTAAAAATAATACCAAAACCTCTTTTAGAAAAATATAGAGAAATTGAAAAAAATGTGCCTGAGCCTATAGTAAAATTGGAAAATGATCTTTGTAGTTATTGTCATATGAAGCAATCAATTATGCTTTTAAGAGAAATAAAAAATAAAGATGAGATTTATATTTGTGAAAGTTGTGGTAGAATATTGTATAGGGAGATTACATAGATATAAATGAAATTTTTTAATTATCTAGAGTTCCCCAAAATTCAAACACCAAATAGCCATAGGGTAGTTATATGAAAGAATGAGTTATCATTAACTGTTGTGATTTTTCTTTTTTAAACATAGTTTTTATGAAACTTTTAATACCAGTTTTTATTTTTTGTAATTTTGTAATATTGTATAAATGCCATCTGCTAATGCATAATAATCAAATTCAGCGATATCGTAGATTCTTTTGGATATTTTTAAAATAAGTAATATTAAAATACTTTTTTTTTCTTTTGAGAAAGCATTGCAATAAAACCAATAGTTATTGATGATAATAAGTTCAGTTTTAATTATGTTTTGACAAAATAATAAAAGTATGTTATTATTTAAAATATTGTAAAATTTAAAAATATGAGTAAATCGAACGATCGCATGTATAAAATCGCAAGGTTATACATGAGGAAAGTCCGAGCTCCGTAGGGCAGGATGCTGGATAATACCCAGTGGAGGCGACTCCAAGGAAAGTGCAACAGAAATATACCGCCTAATACTTTATTTATTAAAGTATTAGGTAAGGGTGGAAAGGTGAGGTAAGAGCTCACCAGCAATTAGGCGACTAATTGGCTATGTAAACCCCATCCGGAGCAAGACCAAGTAGGGACAAAAAAGGCGGCGGCCCGTCGCTGTTTCGTGGTAGGTCGCTTGAACCTATTGGCAACAATAGGTCTAGATAGATGATCGTTTAGTAACAGAACTCGGCTTATAGATTTACTCATCTTATATGAAAAACATCAGTTTTAAAGCTGATGTTTTTGTTTTTATTTATTATTCTTATTTTTTATAAAGAATAACAAAATATTTAAAAGAAAATAAAGTGTCATATGTTTTCTTGATTTCTTTGTGTATACATGGTAAACTGTTCTATAAAATAGAATATAAATGTACATAGTAGAAATACAAGGAGGGAAATAATGGGTTCTTCTTTTTTTGTTGTTGATTCTAAAGTATTGCCAGAAATTTATACCAAAGTAATACAAGCAAAAGAATTGTTAAAAACTGGTGAAGCAAAAAATA is a genomic window of Garciella nitratireducens DSM 15102 containing:
- the dnaG gene encoding DNA primase, with protein sequence MLVKYSEELIEEVRSRNDIVDVIAGYITLKKSGTSYKAKCPFHTEKTPSFSVSPDKQIFHCFGCGVGGNVITFIMKIENLNFVDALKLLADRVGMILPEKDQDIDKKKYRKRKIQYNIHIDAARYFYRNLKNSEVALRYLKERKITFETIVKFGLGYATNHWDGLYKYLLSKNYSKEDIAQSGLIIFKQNQSEKYYDRFRGRLIFPVFDLSNRVIAFGGRILDNQMQPKYLNSPETLIFSKGYHLYGLNHAKNNMKNRQIIIVEGYMDVISLYQYGIQNVVASLGTALTKEQARLLSRYAEEVLIAYDGDEAGQKATLRALDILFSAGCKAKVIRIPNQMDPDEYIRKYKQEGFIYLINQALSFIEYKVMLARSKYSIDTIEGKINFTKEVAQILKNIKSEIEIDAYIKKISRETGIDEAAIKSEVYHNKKSKIETSKNIIGNNRNTIQYKKDKSFVKNSVEKKSAIILAEENLIYMISQDFRLFQIFKQNMKWEDFTDDFHRKIAKIIFEKMENKEYVIPAELLDIFKTEEAGEKIASIFSKELNKEFMEKDIMEYINTIQVYTLQNKIDQLNQNLKKMSKKENPEAINKVYIEIVKLKKKLEELKGN
- a CDS encoding zinc ribbon domain-containing protein, whose product is MSKILMLWKLQMIEKKIREIDRQKDLQQIKSNLQQLKKKHYDIKKNLEKEIEQYKEWNKKIVKNNNQNENLDYIIHELEAKLYDGIIHNKKVYEKMEKELEECKRDKDKIESDIITIMYEKEKLENKIKKIKIKLLKIQEKYTKQKEKYFSEKRNYEAQKKDFIHKKEVLLKIIPKPLLEKYREIEKNVPEPIVKLENDLCSYCHMKQSIMLLREIKNKDEIYICESCGRILYREIT
- the rpoD gene encoding RNA polymerase sigma factor RpoD, producing MDKDNIQIYKKKVKSLIKKGKKNGSLTYKEIMDTLEDVDLTPQQIEKMYEILEEQGIDVIGGHNKEINEDLNIPDDINEEHEDLDISIPEGVSIDDPVRMYLKEIGKVPLLTAEEEIELAKRMEKGDEEASRKLAEANLRLVVSIAKRYVGRGMLFLDLIQEGNLGLMKAVEKFDYRKGYKFSTYATWWIRQAITRAIADQARTIRIPVHMVETINKLIRVSRQLLQELGREPTPEEIAKEMGISEEKVREIQKIAQEPVSLETPIGEEEDSHLGDFIPDDEAPAPAEAAAFTLLKEQLLNVLDTLTPREEKVLRLRFGLDDGKARTLEEVGKEFNVTRERIRQIEAKALRKLRHPSRSKKLKDYLD
- a CDS encoding Nif3-like dinuclear metal center hexameric protein; this translates as MSVKCQNVMNIIEKLAPKILAEDWDNVGLQVGDPRADIEKILICLDLTEEVLKEAIQEKANMIITHHPFIFKPLKNIRMDLSSGNMIKQLIKKEINLYTAHTNLDIAENGLNDMLAEKLSLKYIETLFPIRQEKLFKIVVFVPKGYEDKIRDAMGKQGAGWIGNYSNCTFQTLGIGTFKPLNGTNPFIGSMGKIEKVEEVRIETIVTQKNIFKTLNAIIKVHPYEEVAYDIYPLENQGKKYGLGRIGEYEQFISYEEFLSILKSTLKIKHLRIAGVRKEFIKKVALCTGSGAEYMNRAAMLGADIFITGDLKYHEAQQAKNLDMTVIDAGHFATESIVMEGLKKYLDKEFIGMKKNIDIIVSKVNRDFIQWE
- a CDS encoding tRNA (adenine(22)-N(1))-methyltransferase, with amino-acid sequence MNLTPRLQKIVNHVPEKTICGDIGTDHAYIPIYLVQNKICPKVIATDICKGPLEIAQKQIKVSGFQKQIEIRLGNGLKPIEPGEIETVIIAGMGGLLIRDILECSKETTKKIKIFILQPMSAQRELRQYLIKNNFKIIKEDLAREDQRIYEIIIAIHGKQGRERDIYLDIPKFLIEERHPLLIPFIEKKKKEILKIMKQCEGKYTPNAESKLKECRKKIKKIEEVEKCL